The genomic DNA caacatgctaactccacacatgcatgaggggaacacgctaactccacatttgcatgaggagaacatgctaactccacacatgcatgaggagaacatgctaactccacacgtgcatgaggagaacatgctaactccacatgtgcatgaggagaacatgctaactccacacgtgcatgaggagaacacactaactccacacgtgcatgaggagaacatgctaactccacacgtgcatgaggagaacacgctaactccacacgtgcatgaggagaacatgctaactccacacgtgcatgaggagaacacgctaactccacacatgcatgaggagaacacgctaactccacatgtgcatgaggagaacacgctaactccacacatggatgaggagaacatgctaactccacacgtgcatgaggagaacacgctaactccacagtgcatgaggagaacatgctaactccacaagtgcatgaggagaacatgctaactccacatgtgcatgaggagaacatgctaactccacacgtgcatggggagaacacgctaatTCCACAAGTGCATGAGgaggacatgctaactccacacgtgcatgaggagaacacactaactccacacgtgcatgaggagaacacgctaactccacacgtgcatgaggagaacatgcttactccacacgtgcatgaggagaacacgctaactccacacgtgcatgaggagaacacgttaactccacacgtgcatgaggagaacatgctaactccacatgtgcatgaggagaacatgctaactccacacgtgcatgaggagaacacgctaactccacacgtgcatgaggagaacacgctaactccacacgtgcatgaggagaacacgctaactccacacgtgcatgaggagaacatgctaactccacacgtgcatgaggagaacatgctaactccacacatggatgaggagaacacgctaactccacacgtgcatggggATAACATGCTAACTCCTCACAGAAAGTTGGCAGCAGAGGATCAAAATATTTTCTGACATTTTCAGCAACTCATCAAATTTAGTCCAAAATCGGCTGGATGAATTCAACTTGAATGGCATCAATTAGGCTCTACTTCCTCTTTGTGGAACCGCTTTTTCTCCAGGTGTTGCGTTCTGTAGAAGACAGTGCTCCATCTAGGGCAGGGCTCTGCATCCTGCTGCTCTGGAGCCACGTTGGAGTCCCACAGTGGCTTTTAGTAACTTTGAACTGATGAAAAAATAACTCCTGTTTCAATAGATATGAAAGGACAGATTTGCACTTTTAATAAACTTACTGCAATGAATGAGAATGGTTATTTTTCCATTAGGTGACAACAAATCTTTTatagtaaattaaaaacaaacactaGAGAGTTTAATCTTGGAAAACagtcagaattctgagttttTACTCAGAAACCTGAGAAAACATATTTTTTACCGTGGCTCTAGTTCTCTTTCGTAGATAATTGTATATTTTTAAAAGATTGCGTAAAAGTTGTAGCTCTAAACAAGATTTATTAATGTGGACCGTGGAGAAACATAGTTCTTTGGATTGTAAAGGCTGCAAACTCCTGATCTTGGATATGAAGTCATCAGGATACAAACGGAGAGGTGGAattcctagcctggcctgccagacttgtcctggttaattctgcacagagagtctggttactcacaggcagaggggCACATGAGggacgggactaggcagctcaaaaataaccaatcagaaaaaagatggaaatgcagACTGTATCGcatgacgctgtagtttttttagctgtagtcaaaaatggcatctggtgACGGCGCAACcttttttctttagaagaaaggcttttatgtttctgtttatgtttagtcgtttagcagacgcttttatccaaagcgacttacaatttacaacctatagggcatgttgtgatctgtgggggaaaccagagtacccggaggaaacccacgcatgcatggggagaacaggcaactccacgcagaaaggccgcagccgagtttcgaacctgcgaccttcatgctgcgaggcaacagtgctaaccactgcgtcaccatgcagcccaagcgcttctgcttgtggttttaaagacgtgtccaagtaatttagaacaaaggaaagagctgcagtgaactccgcttcagtcgccatgtttatgacaaactcggcattgtggtgtgcgacgtacgctgctcagcgctgattggctcggttacaattctcagggggcggggttattgaATAGGACAGTTCCCAGACcgtttctctgtgtagaattaaccagaggaggagtctggcaggccaggctagggaaTTCCATGAAGAAGGGGCCAAAGTTAGTTTATTCCTGCAGGGATGGGTTCAGATGTGACAAACATTTTGATAAATGTGTTAAAAACCGGTTTCTGAGTAGCAGAAAAGTTGTGTGCTGCTATTCTGAGAGCAGACCCATCCAGAACCTGGATCGGttctttggggcgacggtggcagaaAAAGTGTCCATCCCGTATTTGGAAggttgtgtgtttgatccctgctcATTCCCTCagccatcaccaccagggtgtgagtgtgtgttgggGGGTTCTAGCACTCCACAAGGTGCTGTCTGGAATACAGGCCATTGACCTTTTATTTTGGTCTGATTAAAGCCGTTGGGGTTCTGTAAAGCAGTTAACTCAGTTAATCACAGTTGTTTCTGTGTTTCCAGAAATGTCCGATGTGCCGTGAGCTCTGACCGAACCTCACCCCGGACCCGGCCTCGGGCCCTGGTAGCAATCAGCTGGATCACCAGGATGGAACCGACTCGTTCCTTTAGAAATGAGATGGACTCTGTGCTTTCCCTGGAACAGATCCGGGCCATCCGGGCCAACAATGACTATGTGGACAGACCCGTGGCCTTGGAACCAGCATCCCAGTCTGGATTCTATTATGCCCATGAGGACCGGTTCCCACAGGGAGTGTACCCCCATTACCCCCAGCCTTCCTTCTCCTCTGCCCTATCCCGCAGCCAGAGTCAGAATCAGCATGCTCATTTTCCCCACCTGAGCCGCTCCAGCACCGTGAGCTCCTCCATTTCTCGGACCAGTGCCACCTCCGACCAGCGGCTCCTGGCTGGTTTGACTCCATCCCACTCGGGCTTGAGTTCTGTGGTCCATTCTCAGCCTAAAGGGGAGCTGAAGCTCGATTCTTCCTTTGGTAAAGTTCTGACTGACGACGAGTCTGAGCTCGGTCGCCATCAGTTTATCTGTGAGCGATGTGGTCGCTGTAAATGCAGGGAGTGCTGCAGCCCCCGCCAGCTCCCATCCTGCTGGACCTGTGGACAGCGCTGCCTGTGCTCCGCCGAGTCTGCCGTGGAGTACGGGACCTGCCTGTGCTGCGTGAAAGGCCTGTTCTATCACTGCTCTGCGCAGGATGACGAGGATGACTGCGCCGACCGACCGTGCTCCTGCGGTCCGGCTCACGCCTGCGCCCGCTGGACCACCATGGCCCTGCTGGCGCTCTGCCTGCCCTGCCTCTGCTGCTACCTGCCTGCTAGGCTGTGCCTTGCCTTGTGCCAGTGCGCAAACGACCGGATGAACCGGCCCGGCTGCAGGTGCAGCAACACCAATACTGTGTGTCGCAAGAGCTCCGCCTCCAGCCTAAACGCCGGCCATCCCTCACTGCAAAGCAAAGCTCTAGAGAAGCCCTTATGACAGGCTTCGTGTGATATCACCACTCAACTTCCTCCCTACAAAAACCCAAACCATGGCTTTCCTCCAGAGGGACCAAAGCTTTACTGTGCCTGTTCCCGTTGGAGCCATTAATGCCCGAAGACCAAACACTCGCCCTTTAACCTTTCACTTCCTGACAGAAAAACCTCCCCTCTCTGTGGTGTTATCTGAGTCAGATCAAACATATTTATTGTTGAACCTCCTTCCTTCCCACCCTCTGCAAAGAGCTGGCTCGGAGAGGGACCGAACGAGGGCGGGGAGACACCCACGGCGATGGTTTCTGTTCTTTTGAAAAGCCAGGAACCAAAAGCGAAA from Nothobranchius furzeri strain GRZ-AD chromosome 10, NfurGRZ-RIMD1, whole genome shotgun sequence includes the following:
- the LOC107395077 gene encoding protein sprouty homolog 3 — its product is MEPTRSFRNEMDSVLSLEQIRAIRANNDYVDRPVALEPASQSGFYYAHEDRFPQGVYPHYPQPSFSSALSRSQSQNQHAHFPHLSRSSTVSSSISRTSATSDQRLLAGLTPSHSGLSSVVHSQPKGELKLDSSFGKVLTDDESELGRHQFICERCGRCKCRECCSPRQLPSCWTCGQRCLCSAESAVEYGTCLCCVKGLFYHCSAQDDEDDCADRPCSCGPAHACARWTTMALLALCLPCLCCYLPARLCLALCQCANDRMNRPGCRCSNTNTVCRKSSASSLNAGHPSLQSKALEKPL